Part of the Erinaceus europaeus chromosome 5, mEriEur2.1, whole genome shotgun sequence genome is shown below.
ataatgactacagcaataaaacaagagcaacaaaagggaatatttttaaaaaattaaaaaaaaaaaaaagctgtgaagGCAGGGTCTCTGGTTTGCAGTGTCTGTGCTTCCAGTGAGTGACGGCCATGCAAACCAGACCAGCTGAGTAAGAAATCAACTACCTGGGAGTGTGCACATTGCTGAGAGTGTGCAGTTGAACACTGGTAGGGATTTTCGTTCCTGCTCATACACAGGAGCCTGCTCAGCCTTGCTGTGTGTACAGGTTTGTAGGCGTCTCTCTGACTTCCTCTGtaatccctcttccccctctccatttctctgtctctatccaataataaatatatatatatattttaaatattttatttatttattcccttttgttgcccttgttgttttattgttgtagttattattgttgttgttgttggataggacagagagaaatggagagaggaggggaagacagagagggggagagaaagacacctgcagacctgcttcaccgcctgtgaagcgactcccctgcaggtggggagccggggttcgaaccgggatccttatgccggtccttgtgcattgcgccacctgcgcttaacccactgcgctacagcccgactcccatatatatatatatatttttttttttaaccgtcaGGGAGTGGTGAAGTTTCAAACAAAAACTGGTCAAGTACATAACTTTCTTACTCTCCTTCTTAACTAGCTGTTGTCTTCTCTTGGTTCTGAAGTTCCTGACCCCGAGGTCATGAAGGTGCCCCTGTGCATTGTCTTATGAAAGCTTGGTAAGTCTGCCTTGCACACTTCGGTCATTAATCCACTTGGAACTAATATGCTTTGAGAGTCAGACTcaggaggtccaggaggtggcgcagtggataaagcattagacacaagcatgaggtcctgtgagttcaattcctggcagcacatggtaCCAGTattgtctgattctttctcctcctatctttctcataagtaaataaatatctttttaaaaagagtcaggctgggcacaatttttttttaaatgatggtgACATTTCCTTAACCACTGAGGGAGTATTAGGCAGATAACAATGGCAGAAATTTTACCTTTACAATAGATTTCACCTTCTTTCTCGGTCAAAGTTGTCGACTCAAGACTCTTCCCACACTTGGCACACCGGAAGCAGTTTTTGTGCCAGGgctagagagagaaatgaaattcTGAGGCTGACTTCCCACATAAGAGCTGAGATGGCTCGGTGAGCCCCCGAGCCATGTGGGTAGACCCCAGCCCAGGGAGAAGGCTGGCACTAGGCCTCCCAAAGGACTCAGACGTCATTCACAGAAGACGCGGGCCAGAGCTCTGTCATGGATGGACGGTAACCTAAGCAGTGCTAGCTCCAATGCTCCTAGGAAAGCCATCTTTCATGCCGGAACACAGCAGCTACAAGAGCACCCGATGGCTGACTCCGGGCCACTGTTTTTAGCGACACTCTGAACAACCTCACAAGCACAGGGAGTTTACAACCTTCTAGAATGCCTCCTATAAAAAGTGAGTTCCCGTTGAAAACAGGTGGgagaaaacaggctgggggtgtggatccacctgtcagtgtccatgtccagtgaagaagcaattacagaaggcagaactcccaccttctgctccccataaagaatttgggtccatcctcccagagggataaagaataggggagcttccaatggaggggatgggacagggaactctggtggtggggactgtgtggaactgGATCTTACAATCTCGttcatcattattgaatcactaggaAAAATAGatggggattcctcagagaagGGTATGACTTcccaaataatatataatattaaaacaaaatgtaATGACTCAGGTGGAAATTCATTTTTAACAAAAGCTTAACCCAAAGCAttcctgattttttcttttttcttttttttttaacccgagcactactcagctcagatttatggtggtgctggggattgaacctgggcccttgatacctcaggcatgaaagtctttttgcagaataaGTATGCTGTCTCACTAGCATTTATACAATAAACAGTGCCTGAGTGGAATAAGGAAGGGTGGAGGACGGGGGTCActcgggaaagacagaaacaggctgggggtatggatccacctgccaacacccatatccagcagagaagcaattacagaagccagaactcccaccttctgctccccctaaAGAATAAGGAAGGGTGGAGGATGGGGGTCActcgggaaagacagaaacaggctgggggtatggatccacctgaggGGGACAacattagaggaagatgaccaggacccggagagagaaaaggaaaaaaggaaggacatttggaagtagtaacaggtgtaagggtgactcagaaaggaaaaatgggactgtcaaaaaaaaaaaaaaaaagtcaaatctatatagatacagagagttgtagaaataatagttgacggggtcaggcggtagcgcagcaggttaggcacacgtggtgcaaagtgcaaggaccggcataaggatcccggttcggggctctgtctccccatctgcaggggagtcacttcacaggcggtgaagccggtctgcaggtgtctatctttctctccccctctgtcttcccctcctctctccatttctctctgtcctatccaacaatgaatgacattaacagcaacaattaataaccacaacaaggctacaacaacaagggcaacaaaaggggggaggatggcctccaggagcagtggattcatggtgcaggcactgagctccagcaataaccctggaggccaaaaagaaataatagttaacccatatctgcaaccttgggagaactgctgtagcttccagtggagggagtggggacacagagctcttgtggtaggaatggtgtggagttagtTATACCCGTTATAATTCTGTAAGTCaacattagatcactaataaaaaaatattcactattcaaaaattaaataaattaaaactaaatgtataaaaacaaaacaaacaaggaagGATGGGGGAATAGAGAACAGAGAGCTGTCGGCCACAACTAACGCATGGCAGTGTTTTACCTTCCCGGCTCCAATGATCTTCTCCGCCGCATATACGGAATCTCCACATCTGGAACACTTCTcagcaccaccaaatttctgaGCAAATTTAGACGTGTTTGGGCTTGTCGTAGGCCTGTGAGGCTGCACACttgtggagaaggaggagagagagaagcttaagaCTGATACACCGCAGGGCCCTCAAAAGTCTACAAGGTTAACTGAAACTTGGCTGCTCTCCTGTCCCTGGGGCTGGAGGCCTTCGTGGGTGAGCAGAACGTGTCCATGCCGGCCAGAGTAGTTACTACTTGTGCCCACTTCTAGGGTCAATGGTACCAAAAGGACAAGAAACCAAGTGTAAACATCCACCTATAttattttcctccctctctccttccttcctcttgctttttttttttccctccagggttaccactggggctcagtgcctgcactatgaatccactgctcctggcggccatttttccattttactggatagagacagagagcaattgagaggtgagagggagaaagacagagaaacacctgcagctctgcttcaccgctcatgaagtggaccccctgcaagtAGTGAGTGGGGgcttcaaatctggatccttgcattggtactacgtgtgcttaactgggtgtgacactGCCCAGGACCAATTATTATTTTCTAAACTTGCCAGAATTCATTGAGTCCTCCGGGAAAGATACTTAACAATGACCATAGCAAGCCAGGCTCCTGCCAAATGACAGCACCCAATGAATGAGATGGCCCTTGTCTGGCTGATACACACGGCACGTGGTTGGTGCAGAAACtgtatgataaaaaaaaagacccaggtctgacggtagcgcatcaggttaagcgcatgtagtgcaaagcgcaaggaccagcgtaagaatcccagttcgagaccccggctccccacctgcaggggagtcgcttcacaggtggtgaagcaggtctgcaagtgtcttgtctttctctccccctctgtcttcccctcctctctccatttctctcttcttatccaacaatgacgacatcaataactacaacaacaaccacaacaaggctacaacaagggcaacaaaagggagaaaaaatggcctccaggagcagtggattcatggtgcaggtactgagccccagcaataaccctggaggaaaaaaaaaaaaaaagacccaagaacagaaagaggggccaggcggtggtgcacctggttaagtgcacacattacagtgcgcaagggcccaggttcaagctctcagcccccacctgcagggggaaagcttcatgagtggtgaagcaggctgcaggtgtctctctctctatctccctcctcccctgtctcttgccaataaaaaaaaaaaagagaagtgggCCTCAATCCAGAGTACACTGCTGTGGAAATAGCACAGGTATGGGAACCAACTGGACAGGGGTTCAAATCTCAGATCACTTACCTTTGGGACCCGAGTCTTAGTGTACCTATTCCTACAGATGCAACAGAGCACGAGAGCTCACTTCCTGTAAGAATTACATGTCACGAGTATGCATGTACAACAGGCGTCTGGGAGTGCCTACTTCAGGTATCCCATCATGCACGTTTAGAGTCATCTGCctgggggcccgggtggtggcacacccggttaagtgcaaatattaccatgagcaaggacgtgggttggaaaccccgctccccacctgcgggaggtacATTTCAcaagtgagcagtgaagcaggcaggtccgcaggtgtctgtctctctttccctctatttccctgtcctctcaacttctctctatcctatgtaatcaaatttaggaaagggggtgggggatggaaaaaatggccacaggagcagtggcttcgtagtgccggcaccaagccccagctataacactggaggcaataaaagtaaatatgctCTGGAAATGTTGCAGTGGGGTCTGTGAAAGTACTGTGAGCTGGAAGCAAATTTAAACCACTCCAGTCCCcgtcccccgcccctcccccccccccccccgtgccctcAGAATGCTTAAAGTCAGAACTAGAATTGACAGTGAGCATGGTTAAGGACAAAACCATAGAGAATCATTagttaataaaagaaataataaaatagtaaaataaaagaaagaatcagagccaTTCTGCCAGCCTAGTGTgaactatccctctgggaactcCCAGGTTCCTTGCCCAACAGGCAACACTGCCAGAATCGTGTCTGCAGGAGCAAATCTGGCCCTCGCTCACCTCTCTGGCTTGATGCCCAGCCTCTCTCCACGGTCCATGTTGAGCGTGCCGGCGCCCTGGCCATAGCCGTAACCTTTGGGTCCGTACTTCTTTCCGTAACAGGACTTGCAGTAGATTTCTTCGTCATGAATCGCCACGGTGGTGCTGTCTAAGTTCTTCCTGCAAACCACTGTAGGAAAggcagtgtgagtgtgtgtagagGGAGAAGAGTTAAGAagacttaaaaacatttttctttttccttttccaatGCTGCTTTATCTCTGTGAACCATGGTGAATCAGACACATGGGGTTCTGATCACAAAGGCATAGGCTCTCCTAGGTTCCTGGCCCATTGTGACGTTTTACAGAAGTCATGGAACAGCGCCTGGAC
Proteins encoded:
- the CSRP2 gene encoding cysteine and glycine-rich protein 2, producing MPVWGGGNKCGACGRTVYHAEEVQCDGRSFHRCCFLCMVCRKNLDSTTVAIHDEEIYCKSCYGKKYGPKGYGYGQGAGTLNMDRGERLGIKPESVQPHRPTTSPNTSKFAQKFGGAEKCSRCGDSVYAAEKIIGAGKPWHKNCFRCAKCGKSLESTTLTEKEGEIYCKGCYAKNFGPKGFGYGQGAGALVHAQ